GCTTTGATTGCGCCTTTGGAACGTTGTCTGAATAAAACCTTGTTACAAGGAGCATTGGCGGGTGAGGAACGCATCGCGAAATTCTAAGAAAATCTCATCGCCTTGGAACCGGCGGTGTGGACCTTCGCCAAGACCGAAGGAGTCGAACCGACGAACAATCATATGGAACGATTGGTGCGGCTCGCGGTACTTTGCCGTCGTCGCAGTTTCGGCAGCAATAGCGAGATAGGTTGCCGATTCGTCGAACGAATTCTCTCCGTTGTACAAACCTGTCGACTCAGTCGCAAAAAAGTGGTCGACTATCTTACCGCTAATACAGCCAAGCGAACCCAACCCAGATTACACATCGCCTGTTGAACCGCTAACAAAATTCCATCTTTAACGAATTTTCTAGAGTAAGCAAATGTTGTGCCAGACTCTATAAAAATCGAACGAAAAAACAAAAAATGATTGCCATTTTAGAGTCGTCAAGAGGTAAGCGGATTTTTTTGGGAAAAGATATAGCCGCGTGGGCAGCCACTTTTCGGGATTCGAGGCGAACGAAAGTCTTATCAAAACGAGCGAAAAAAAAAAGAGCGGTGATAGACTTTAGTTAGTTCATGAAACTCAAATTTTAAGGAGAAGCAATGTCGGCAGAAAAATTATTGAAAGCACCTCTTGACCTACACGCTACCGCTTTAAATTTACAAAAAGCCTTGGCGTCTGCAGGATACTTTGACGAATCACTTATTGAGAGCGAGCCAGAGCCTATCAAGAGAGGACATCCGGTTTACGTTGCATGGGAGGAATTCACAGACAATTTCCAAACCGGAATGATTCCTTCGGAAATCAGAATTGCGTTCTATAGACTTCGACGTCTAACACTCTTCAAGAGTTCAGAAGCTTTAGAGGCGGCCGAGTCGCTGAATCTGCTTTTGGCAAGATATACTTGCAAGGTATTGTGCCCCGAATTAGACGGGCCGATCGAACCTTGTGGCTTGAGATATCTGGGAATTGTATACGACAAAATTCAACCTACTGCAGACAAGCTTTTGAAACTGACTTGGAGCAAAAATATGGTTTCTGCGAGTTCTTTAGTTGAGCACTTTTGGTCTATTGACTATGAAGGTGATTCGGATCCTTTTAACTTACTAAACCAGAAGATAACCGAAGTAAATAAAGTACTTCGGCGAGCTGGATACCCGTATCGATTGAGCAAGAAATCCGGTTACGTGGTCTGGAAAAGTTTGAAAGAATAAAGTGTTTTGACAACTTATCCAAAACCCTCAGTTGCTAAATCGAAAACATACATCTTTTCGAGCATTGAAGGATGTTTAAATCCAAAATTTAGCTGCTGAGGGACTCCAGTCATGTCGAACTATCTCTTGCCTCATCATCAAGCGAAACTCCAAAATTCAGGCTTGTCGCCAGAAGCCATTTCCGCTCGCGGGTATAAAACCCTCAGCACTAAAGTCGAGGTCGAGAGACTTTCCTTCTCTCGATCTCAAGCTACCGCGCCAGCTTTGCAGATACCGATTTGGAATGCGGAAGGTTTAAGAACAGTTAACCAAATTCGTCCAGACACACCACGAATAAATCGGGAAGGCAAATCTATCAAGTATGAATTGCCCCTTGAATCCAAAGTAGCTATTGATGTTCCCCCTTCTATCCGCGAAAAGGTATTGGATATAACCCAACCTCTTCTGGTTACGGAAGGGCCAATTAAAGCTGATGCAGCTGCTTCGAAAGGTTATGCAGCAGTCTCGGTTCTGGGTGTTTCAGGTTGGCGTGCCGATGATCCATTTTGGAAAATCGCACCCCTTAAAAATAGAACATGCTACATAATCTTCGATTCTGATATCTCGACGAACGAAAATGTGAAGAGAAGCGCCCTGCGCCTAGCAGAAAACTTCAGAAAGCACGGGGCAATACCGGAAATTGTGATACTACCACACTCCGCCCAAAAGACTAAGCAAGGCTTGGACGATTATCTTGCTTCTGGCAAAACTGACAAGGATTTGTTGGCTCTAGACCGAATGGAAATATCCGAAATTGCCGACTCGGAGCCTTTCAACGCCATGGCAAAATATAAATGCACAAAAAATGGCCTAGCTATGTTAAGCTCAAACAATAAAGAGCCTTCTTGGATTTTACTAACAAATTTTATTGCTCGCATTACAGCAGAAGCGGAGATCGACGATGGTAACAGTACCCGACTTGAGTTCGAAATCACTTGCGAGTTAGGGGGAGAAACGAAGTTGTGTAAAGTCCAGGCAGAGGAATATGAAAGAATGACCTGGGTAATGCCGCATTTGGGTGCCGGCGCGATTATTTTTGCTGGAGTTATGACACGCGATCATGCTCGAGCGGCAATCCAAGCAGTCTCGGATAAAATAGTGAAACGTAAAGTCATTGAGCATCTTGGATGGCGTAAATTTGGCATTGAATGGGTTTATTTCCATGCGGGAGGGATCATCCGGTCCAATCCAAAATCAAATGCCCAATCACATGATGGAAAATCGGACATAGAAAATTCCAACGAAAACCCGCAGAATGGTATTCCATGCCCGAATTGTCCGACAATTTCGACTGTCGATCCGCTACAGGACGTTGAGGTGAGAGTTCCTAAGGTGTTAAGTTCCTATCGGTTGCCAGAGAAACCAAAGAAAGAATCTCTAATAAGAGATATAGCTAAGCTGATTGAACTCTTAGAGGATACAATTCCCGCGCGCCTTTGGATGCCGCTGCTCTCTGCAGCGTTTCGAATAGCTATTGACCAGGTTGATTTCAGTATTCATCTTGTGGGGGTAACTAACTCCGGAAAAACGACACTCACCTCATTGTTTTGTCAATTTTTTGGCCCAGATCTTCATGCCCGGAATTTGGCTCTTCCGTTTCTAGGTGTAGCATCCAGAGAAATGCTTCTGTATCTGGTTGACGAAGCCGCGAATCTCCGCAATGGTCGGCCCTAATTTTTTCGCTGCCCAATTCACGTCCAGGAGTATTCTCGTCCAGAGCGTAGTTAGACTCTGAATTCCATAACTTCGGCGTAGCACTACCCGAATCTTGGTATTCAGACCCTCCACCGGGCCGCTGCTTTTGCGTTCCTCGAAGTAGGCTAAGATCCCCTCCCAGTTATTCTTGAGCATCGTGATGAACGGCTCCCAATCCATCTCGGTCTCGCGGGCCTGGACGATCCAATCTTCCAACAGTCGCGAGGCTTCGGCTCGGTTCGGGGCACTATCGAAGATTTTGGTCGCCTCCCAACGCAGATGGTAGATCGTTCCCAACGAAGGCACCTTCTCGAACAAATCCTCGAGGGCCTGGACCTGCTCCGGTTTCAAATCCTCGGGACGACGCCGGAAGTCGTGCATCTGAGAACGCAGCTTCTTGCGGGCTTCCCCGCTCAAACTTCGCTTGTAGGCTCGATAGTTTTTTTTCGCAGATCGTCCGCCACCTCACCCAATTTCTTGGCGACGTGAAAGCGATCTATTACCGACTGGCTGTTGGGTAAATGCACGCCGCAAGCCTTCAAATACGCCGCGCTCATGTCCGTATGATGCCAACGCACCGCCGACCGTTGCTGGGCCGACAAATGCTCCAAACACGCTCGCCCCGCTGCTTCGTCGCGACCCTTGGACAGAGCCAGAATCTCCGGACGCTCCCCATTCGTCAGGTCTGTGAGAATGGTCGCATATCCCTTATGCCCCTTACGCAGGCTGATCTCATCCAGACCCAAACGCTCGATCTTCCGCTGGGGATCGATCTGCTTCGCCTTGGCGTCCTCTATCCGGTTCTTGACGATTCGTTCCACCGTCTCCGCGGCGATCCCCAAACGCACCGCCACGTCTTCGGCTGTGCTCCCGATCAGACTGACCAGCACCTGCTCCTCGAAGCGAAACGTATATTTCACATCCCGACGCTTGAACGGCGGCAACAGCGATTGACGGTGACCGCACGACGGGCAGCGGTGATACACCTCCTGGTACACGAAAAAGCTCGGCTTACCCCACAAATCCAGATCGCGGATGCTCAGAAACTTGTTCTTCTCCACCAATTGAAGCCGAGACTCTCGCTGGCATGTCTCGCAACAAAGATTGTCGGGCAACTCCCAACTCACGTGAAAGGCGTGGCCCCCGTCGATGCGTTCGTATTCGCCAACGCTCACTCCGGCAGGGACGTCCATGTCTATGGCAATGGTAGTCGTCGTCATCGGCTCTTCCGTGAACCAGGAAAAGGGTACTCTCAATTGCAATCTATCCCAAAATGACCGATTCGCCGAGAGTTGCGCCTAAAAACGGAAGAGCCCGGAATTTGCCAGGTTCTTGGCTATCGACCTCCAATTCTCTCCTGTCGATGATGGCACTCGCTCGAAATGTCTTGCTCCCGATTGACGACTTTGTTGTAGCCGGCTCACAGTCGGATATAGACCGCGGAAATCGGGAAGCAGATCGTATTTTTCGTGCCCAGGGTAATCGTGCGGGGCGAGGTCGTTGCAACCGAGATGGAACTCCAAAAGAAACATTGGCACCTCAAGGACTGATACTGAGTACTGGTGAATCAAATCCTGAAGGCCACTCTTTACTATCTCGAATTCTTTTGCTTGAAGTATCGCCGGGAGATGTTATTCCGCCCGAGGATTCGGGAAAATTTGATGAATTAGTGCAGATGGGAGATAGTGGGTCGCTGGCTTCCATAATGTCAGGCTTCATCCACTTTTACACTTACCAACGGCCCATCGTTCTCGATTTGATAAAGAGTCTGAAATTGGAAGCTCGAAAGGCAGATTGGGGTTGCAATTGTTTACCCCGAACGGTGGACATCTTAGGCGAGTTAAATGGAGGATTTCATGCTTTCATTGCCTTCGCAAAGCGTGTGGGGGCAATTAGTGATTCAAAAACTAGCGAATTGGTCGAATTACTCCAAGAAACTCTTTGTGAGGTGGCAAGAGAGCAGAGTCTCGTTACCGAAGAAGCAGATCCAGTGGAGCAATTTCTTCAATATATCAGTAGTGCACTCATTGCAGGGCAATGCCACTTGCGGGATTTAGAAAACGAGAAACCAGCAGATTATGAAACAGTGCTTGGATGGCGAGTATTTCGGATTGATCACAAAACTCAAAAAGAGGATAATTCCTCCGAATCTAATCCAAATCCCAAAAAGGAACCCGTGAATGCCTTTTCAGAACAAAATTTCCAAGATCATTTTATAGCTCAAGGTGAGTGCATTGGCTGGATCGATGATGATGACATTTATCTTTCTATATCGCAAAGTTTAGAGGAAGCACAGCGATATGCAAAGAGCACAAGGCTCAAGCCCCTACCGCTTTCAGATAAGACGCTTGGAAAGCAAATGAAAGCGAAAGAACTTCTAAAAAATTCAGAAACTGATCGATGCACAACTCGAGTTTGTGTGGCTGGATCAATGACTCGAGTGCTCCATATTGAGAGACAAACTTTATTAGAGTATAAAACAGATAAAGCGAGTACAACGGAGGAATATGCATTTGAGCGAGAGAAACATGATTTTATGAAACTTTTAGGGGAATAGGCGGTTCTCATTTTAGACCGTTAATTTGATTCTGGAGCCCTATTCAATCCATCTTTTCTCATTTTCCAAGCAAAATGAGTTTTGTTGGGGCTCCAATTTCTCAATCATTGGTACAAGTCTCCGACGATCAATAGAGCAGAAATCCAAAAGGCGATAAAAATACTAATTTATTAACTATCGCTGATCTTATTATAGATTTAAGCCTTAAATGCTGTGCGAGAATCACCAAAACGGAAATGAATACCCAAAGAATGAGGCTGTTTCTTCCATTTTGGCAGCTGGTTTTAAGCTGCTTTCACCCTTGAATTGGAAACATACTCAAAATTCTTCGTTCAGATTCTTGGAACAGAAAACCTCAAAAGATCTGAGTAGATTGTGAACTGTCAGAAATGGAGTCACTTCAAATAATAATTCTCTCTAATCTTTTTTTTCTCAATTCCCAATCCGGCATGCACCGAGTTAAGAGGCGGTAGAAATCCTTGCCGTGGTTGTGGACCTTCAGGTGACACAACTCGTGGACGATCACGTAATCAACGCAGTGAACTGGGGCTTTCACGAGATCCAGGTTTAGGAGAATGTTTCCGGTCTTCGTGCAACTTCCCCAACGCTTGGTCATCTTGCGGACAGTCATGTTCGGCAGAGTGGGAAACCGAAGTGAGCCGGTGGACTCGATGCACTGCTGGAGGCGGTTGGAAAACACCCGTTCGGCATGGGATCGGTACCACCCCTCAAGCAATCCAGAGACGCTCTCGTTGTTTTCTTTGTCAGTACACTTCACCTGAAGGAACTGGCCAATAAGCTTCACCCCCTCTGGACCACCCGTCTGGACTTTCAGCCGGTACTGTCTTCCGAGATAGACGTGGGTCTCCCCACTTACAAAACGACGGCCTGGTTGTGGTGGCCGGTACTGCTCAAAGAACCTCCACTGACATACGATCCAACGAGACCGTTTGTCAACTTTGGCAAGCACGATGCCCAGATCCGACCCAAATGGAGCGACGACCTCAAGCCTCAACTCTGGATGAACCGTGATAGCCAGGTGTTTACGCTCTCGGAACTGAATCTGGAAGGGGATTTCCAGCCCTCCATATCGCAGGAGGTAGGATTCACCAGGCTGCCCGTTTTCGATCATCCCGGATACCTCCGCCTGGCGATATCCAGGCACTTCTCCAGGATCAGGTCGATGTCCTCGAAGGTCAGGGACAGCCCCGTTTCCTGCTTCAAATCATGAAGGTAATCCTCGATCTGGTTCTTTATCCTGTTCTGAACGTCCGCGTTGCTCGTCCAGCTAACGATCTTCTCTGCCTGGATGATCTTATCGATCCTGAGAGCCGCATCCGCCGAAAGCTCCCGACCCTCACCAGCATCGGCGGCATGCCGCCCCAGCGGTTCAAGAAGAACGCCATAGAACGCCTTAGCGACATCATGGTTCTGAAGCTTCGCTGGCAGGGAATCCCCGCTCCGGTTGCGGATGGAGTCCGCGATCTCCATGACCTTGTTGAGGTAATCCCGGTCAGCCAGTCGTTTCTCCCGAAAAGCTCGGATGGCTTCTTCCAGCATCTCGGAGAACTTGCGGTAGAAGGCGGGATCCTCCTCCATCCTCTCGATAATGGTCTTCTTGGTGCGGTGGGCAATGGTGTCGGCCTTGGAGGCAGTTCCTTCCAGCTTCTCGATCTCCTTGAGGAACGCATCCTTGTCGAAGATGTTGATGAGGGTCGTCACCTTCTCGACAGCCCCAGTGGTGACGTGGGTGTCAATCAGCTTCTGAATCTTGGCCTCGTACTCCTTGAAGTCCACGACCTCGGCGTAACGTTTCTTGACGGCTACCCGAAGTTTCACGAAGAAGGTCAGATCAGCCTTGTACTTCTCCACCTTGGCTGACGGGGTATCCTCCATGAACCGAATCGAGGACAACGCCACGGCCAAATTTCGTGAGTAAGCAGACAGCCGCTCGTAGAACTGCTCCCGAACCTCCTGGTCCGTGAGCCGCTGTTCGTACTGCTCTTCGTCCTGCTTGTTCTTGATGCCCTTGAAAATGTCCCACAGGTCGGAGTGCCTCTGAGGGAGCTTCCGGACCTCCTCGGCCAAGTCGGTGATGGCATCTTCCAGGTCAGCCGCGTCGAAGTCTTCGAGCTTCCCGTACAGATCGAAGGCCTTGTTCAGGTTCTGAAGAACCCCGCGATAGTCGATGATATAGCCGAAGTCCTTGCCTTCATACAGACGATTGACGCGGGCAATCGCCTGGAGCAGCGTATGCTCCTTGAGTTGCCGGGTCAGATAGAGTACGGTGTTTCTGGGAGCGTCAAAACCAGTCAGCAGCTTATCAACGACGATGATGATTTCGGGGTGTTCCCCGTGCTTGAAGGAGTTGATGACGTTCTTGTTGTATTGCTCTTCGCTGCCATGCTTGGACATCATCTTTTTCCAGAAGCTAACTACGGCAGGCAGTTTTTCTTCGTCAACTTCTTCATTCCCCTCCCGGTCATCGGGACCGGAAATCAGCACTTCCGACGATACCAAATTGAATTCGTCGAGGTATTTCTTGTAAAGGAGTGCCGTGGATTTATCCTGGGTCACCAGTTGGGCCTTGTAAGGCGTTCCTTGCCAGTTGTCCCTGAAGTGGATGCCAATGTCGAAAGCAATCTCCTTCACCTTTTGCTCAGCCTTGTTCAACTGATCGGTGCTGGAGAACTTCTTCTTCAGGTCGGCCCTCTGCTCAACGGTCAGCTTGGCGGTCAACTGGTCGAACCATCGATCAATCGTCTTCCGATCTACTTGCTGTTCGACATCCCGCCCCTCATACAACAGCGGAACAACGGCTTTGTCTTCCACCGCCTGGCGAATCGTATAGGTGTCGATCAGTCCGCCGAACTTGTTGATGGTGTCCTTTTCCTTCCGCTTGACTGGGGTGCCAGTGAAACCGATGAAGCAGGCATTCGGGAGAGCCTTCCTCATTCGGGTGTGCATGGCCCCATACTGACCTCGATGGCTCTCATCCACAAGTACGAACACGTTTTCACTCTCGTTCCGAAGTTCGCACTTCAGCACTGCCGTCTCGAATTTGTCGATAATGGTGGTCACCACCCGACTCTTCGTTCCTTCCAGTAGCTTGGCCAAGTTCCTTCCGCTCTGGGCGCGATCTGGCTCCAGATCGCAATGCCGGAAGGTCTGATAGATCTGGTCATCCAAGTCCACTCGGTCTGTGACCAGAACGATCTTGTACTCTTGCAAATTCTCGCGAACAATGGCTTTAGCCAGCATAACCATGGTCAATGATTTACCGCTTCCCTGGGTATGCCAAACTACGCCGCCTTTTCTACGCCCTTCCTTATCCTTCTGCTGAATCCGTTTGAGAATCTTCTTGATGCAGAAGTATTGCTGGTATCGGGCGACCTTCTTTTCACCCGCATCGAACAACGTGTAGTTGAAAGTGATGTCCAGGAGTCGTTCGGGTCGGCATAGAGAAAACAAAGTTCGATCCTGGGGTGTGACTTCACGTTTCTTCTTCTCCAGATTCTCGAAGTAGGTTCGAACCATGGGATCTCGGGCAGAGAACAATCGATCCTTCTGCTTGGTGGTCAGAGGCTTATTCACAATCGGAGAAAGGATAGTATCAACTTCCTCTTTCCAGACCGACCAAAACTTGAGAGCCGTCCCGGTCGTCCCGTACTTAGCCTC
The genomic region above belongs to Telmatocola sphagniphila and contains:
- a CDS encoding transposase translates to MWTFAKTEGVEPTNNHMERLVRLAVLCRRRSFGSNSEIGCRFVERILSVVQTCRLSRKKVVDYLTANTAKRTQPRLHIAC
- a CDS encoding DUF3854 domain-containing protein — protein: MSNYLLPHHQAKLQNSGLSPEAISARGYKTLSTKVEVERLSFSRSQATAPALQIPIWNAEGLRTVNQIRPDTPRINREGKSIKYELPLESKVAIDVPPSIREKVLDITQPLLVTEGPIKADAAASKGYAAVSVLGVSGWRADDPFWKIAPLKNRTCYIIFDSDISTNENVKRSALRLAENFRKHGAIPEIVILPHSAQKTKQGLDDYLASGKTDKDLLALDRMEISEIADSEPFNAMAKYKCTKNGLAMLSSNNKEPSWILLTNFIARITAEAEIDDGNSTRLEFEITCELGGETKLCKVQAEEYERMTWVMPHLGAGAIIFAGVMTRDHARAAIQAVSDKIVKRKVIEHLGWRKFGIEWVYFHAGGIIRSNPKSNAQSHDGKSDIENSNENPQNGIPCPNCPTISTVDPLQDVEVRVPKVLSSYRLPEKPKKESLIRDIAKLIELLEDTIPARLWMPLLSAAFRIAIDQVDFSIHLVGVTNSGKTTLTSLFCQFFGPDLHARNLALPFLGVASREMLLYLVDEAANLRNGRP
- a CDS encoding transposase, with the translated sequence MSGEARKKLRSQMHDFRRRPEDLKPEQVQALEDLFEKVPSLGTIYHLRWEATKIFDSAPNRAEASRLLEDWIVQARETEMDWEPFITMLKNNWEGILAYFEERKSSGPVEGLNTKIRVVLRRSYGIQSLTTLWTRILLDVNWAAKKLGPTIAEIRGFVNQIQKHFSGCYT
- a CDS encoding transposase; protein product: MTTTTIAIDMDVPAGVSVGEYERIDGGHAFHVSWELPDNLCCETCQRESRLQLVEKNKFLSIRDLDLWGKPSFFVYQEVYHRCPSCGHRQSLLPPFKRRDVKYTFRFEEQVLVSLIGSTAEDVAVRLGIAAETVERIVKNRIEDAKAKQIDPQRKIERLGLDEISLRKGHKGYATILTDLTNGERPEILALSKGRDEAAGRACLEHLSAQQRSAVRWHHTDMSAAYLKACGVHLPNSQSVIDRFHVAKKLGEVADDLRKKTIEPTSEV
- a CDS encoding M48 family metallopeptidase — its product is MIENGQPGESYLLRYGGLEIPFQIQFRERKHLAITVHPELRLEVVAPFGSDLGIVLAKVDKRSRWIVCQWRFFEQYRPPQPGRRFVSGETHVYLGRQYRLKVQTGGPEGVKLIGQFLQVKCTDKENNESVSGLLEGWYRSHAERVFSNRLQQCIESTGSLRFPTLPNMTVRKMTKRWGSCTKTGNILLNLDLVKAPVHCVDYVIVHELCHLKVHNHGKDFYRLLTRCMPDWELRKKRLERIII
- a CDS encoding type I restriction endonuclease subunit R; the protein is MSDQLPSFLEDDISQIPALQLLQNLGWQYLTPEEAISFRDRKLSNVILDGVLIPQLRKLNKIRFKGAEYEFSEANIQSAIQSIKEVLFDGLVRTNEKIYDLLILGKSLSQTIDGDTKSFPLFFIDWKPETFLTNNVFHVTEEFEVERTASHQPRRPDLVLFVNGIPLAVIECKRPDLKDPIGEAISQQLRNQRDDEIPKLFLYSQLLLGVSKNEAKYGTTGTALKFWSVWKEEVDTILSPIVNKPLTTKQKDRLFSARDPMVRTYFENLEKKKREVTPQDRTLFSLCRPERLLDITFNYTLFDAGEKKVARYQQYFCIKKILKRIQQKDKEGRRKGGVVWHTQGSGKSLTMVMLAKAIVRENLQEYKIVLVTDRVDLDDQIYQTFRHCDLEPDRAQSGRNLAKLLEGTKSRVVTTIIDKFETAVLKCELRNESENVFVLVDESHRGQYGAMHTRMRKALPNACFIGFTGTPVKRKEKDTINKFGGLIDTYTIRQAVEDKAVVPLLYEGRDVEQQVDRKTIDRWFDQLTAKLTVEQRADLKKKFSSTDQLNKAEQKVKEIAFDIGIHFRDNWQGTPYKAQLVTQDKSTALLYKKYLDEFNLVSSEVLISGPDDREGNEEVDEEKLPAVVSFWKKMMSKHGSEEQYNKNVINSFKHGEHPEIIIVVDKLLTGFDAPRNTVLYLTRQLKEHTLLQAIARVNRLYEGKDFGYIIDYRGVLQNLNKAFDLYGKLEDFDAADLEDAITDLAEEVRKLPQRHSDLWDIFKGIKNKQDEEQYEQRLTDQEVREQFYERLSAYSRNLAVALSSIRFMEDTPSAKVEKYKADLTFFVKLRVAVKKRYAEVVDFKEYEAKIQKLIDTHVTTGAVEKVTTLINIFDKDAFLKEIEKLEGTASKADTIAHRTKKTIIERMEEDPAFYRKFSEMLEEAIRAFREKRLADRDYLNKVMEIADSIRNRSGDSLPAKLQNHDVAKAFYGVLLEPLGRHAADAGEGRELSADAALRIDKIIQAEKIVSWTSNADVQNRIKNQIEDYLHDLKQETGLSLTFEDIDLILEKCLDIARRRYPG